The following coding sequences are from one Eleginops maclovinus isolate JMC-PN-2008 ecotype Puerto Natales chromosome 11, JC_Emac_rtc_rv5, whole genome shotgun sequence window:
- the mogat2 gene encoding 2-acylglycerol O-acyltransferase 2: MNNMKIDFAPLEIPLQRRLQTAAVAQWVFSFIALAPLCIFLFIFLLFTRFWLISVLYAVWWFYDYDTPARGGQRVPFLCGLKIWDYMRDYFPVKLVKTADLDPRENYVLGFHPHGVLVAGAFTNFCTYATGFRELFPGLTSYMLMLPLWFRSPFFRNYIMCAGLIPSDKESASYPLRKRGVGNAVVIAVGGAPEALDAHPGTYNVLLAQKKGFIKMAMENGAHLVPVFSFGENEVFDQVDNKRGTWLRWTQERLQSIMGISLPLFHARGIFQYSFGLMPYRRPIHTVVGRAIQVQRNEKPTAEELDAVHQLYMDELSKLFDEHKENYGVDKDTHLNFV, from the exons ATGAATAACATGAAGATTGATTTTGCCCCCCTGGAAATCCCCCTGCAGAGGAGACTGCAGACGGCTGCAGTGGCGCAGTGGGTCTtctccttcattgccctgg CACCCCTCTgcatcttcctcttcatcttcctgcTGTTCACTCGCTTCTGGCTGATCAGTGTGCTGTACGCCGTCTGGTGGTTCTATGACTATGACACCCCAGCACGTGGGGGCCAGAGGGTGCCCTTCTTGTGTGGCCTTAAAATTTGGGACTACATGAGAGATTACTTCCCCGTCAAG TTGGTGAAGACAGCTGATCTGGATCCGAGGGAAAACTACGTCCTGGGCTTCCATCCTCATGGCGTGCTGGTGGCAGGGGCCTTTACCAACTTCTGCACCTATGCCACCGGCTTCAGAGAGCTGTTTCCTGGCCTCACCAGCTACATGCTCATGTTGCCCCTTTGGTTCAGATCCCCATTCTTCAGGAACTACATCATGTGTGCTG GTCTGATTCCTTCTGACAAAGAGAGTGCCAGCTACCCACTCCGCAAAAGAGGAGTCGGCAATGCTGTGGTAATAGCAGTTGGTGGGGCCCCAGAGGCCCTTGATGCCCACCCTGGGACCTACAATGTACTCTTGGCTCAAAAGAAAGGCTTCATCAAAATGGCGATGGAGAACGG AGCTCATCTGGTGCCAGTATTCTCCTTTGGAGAAAATGAAGTGTTTGATCAAGTGGATAACAAAAGAGGAACCTGGCTTCGATGGACACAGGAGCGCCTGCAAAGCATCATGGGtatctcccttcctctcttccaTGCGCGTGGCATATTCCAGTACTCCTTTGGTCTCATGCCCTACAGGAGACCCATCCATACAGTAG TCGGAAGGGCAATTCAGGTTCAGAGGAACGAGAAGCCAACTGCAGAAGAACTCGATGCCGTCCACCAGCTTTACATGGACGAGCTCAGCAAGCTGTTTGACGAGCACAAGGAAAACTATGGCGTGGACAAGGACACACACCTGAATTTTGTCTAA